A stretch of the Synechocystis sp. PCC 7338 genome encodes the following:
- the aroA gene encoding 3-phosphoshikimate 1-carboxyvinyltransferase — translation MALLSLSNYQSHQRLTINPPSQGVALTGRLRVPGDKSISHRALMLGAIATGETIIEGLLLGEDPRSTAHCFRAMGAQISELNSEKIIVQGRGLGQLQEPSTVLDAGNSGTTMRLMLGLLAGQRDCLFTVTGDDSLRHRPMSRVIQPLQQMGAKIWARNNGKFAPLAVQGSQLKPIHYHSPIASAQVKSCLLLAALTTEGDTTVTEPALSRDHSERMLQAFGAKLTIDPATHSVTLHGPAHLTGQRVVVPGDISSAAFWLVAASILPGSELLVENVGVNPTRTGVLEVLAQMGADITPENERLVTGEPVADLRVRSSRLQGCTFGGEIIPRLIDEIPILAVAAAFAEGTTRIEDAAELRVKESDRLAAIASELGKMGAKVTEFDDGLEIEGGKQLQGAEVDSLTDHRIAMALAIAALGSGGQTILNRAEAAAISYPEFFTTLGEVAQG, via the coding sequence ATGGCCTTGCTTTCCCTCAGCAATTATCAATCCCACCAACGTTTAACTATTAATCCTCCTTCCCAAGGGGTTGCTTTGACCGGCCGCCTGCGGGTACCGGGGGATAAGTCCATTTCCCATCGAGCCTTGATGTTGGGGGCGATCGCCACTGGAGAAACGATCATCGAAGGACTATTGTTGGGGGAAGATCCCCGTAGTACGGCCCATTGTTTTCGGGCTATGGGAGCGCAAATTAGTGAACTGAATTCGGAAAAAATTATCGTTCAAGGTCGGGGTCTGGGACAGTTACAGGAACCTAGCACCGTTTTAGATGCGGGTAACTCTGGCACCACCATGCGGTTAATGTTGGGCTTGCTGGCGGGGCAAAGGGATTGTTTGTTCACCGTCACCGGCGATGATTCCCTCCGGCACAGGCCCATGTCCAGGGTAATTCAACCCTTGCAACAAATGGGAGCAAAAATTTGGGCTAGGAATAACGGCAAGTTTGCCCCCTTAGCAGTACAGGGCAGCCAATTAAAACCAATCCATTACCATTCCCCTATTGCTTCAGCCCAAGTCAAATCTTGCCTGTTACTAGCGGCGCTGACCACCGAGGGGGACACCACTGTCACGGAACCGGCCCTATCCCGGGACCACAGTGAACGCATGTTGCAGGCCTTTGGGGCAAAGTTGACCATTGATCCAGCAACCCATAGCGTCACTCTCCATGGCCCAGCGCACTTGACCGGGCAAAGGGTAGTGGTACCAGGGGATATTAGCTCAGCGGCCTTTTGGTTGGTGGCGGCATCTATTTTGCCTGGGTCGGAATTGTTGGTGGAAAATGTGGGTGTTAACCCCACCCGTACAGGGGTGTTGGAAGTGTTGGCCCAGATGGGGGCAGACATTACCCCGGAAAATGAACGATTGGTAACTGGGGAACCAGTGGCGGATTTGCGGGTTAGATCCAGCCGTCTCCAGGGCTGTACCTTTGGCGGCGAAATTATTCCCCGACTGATTGATGAAATTCCCATTTTGGCGGTGGCGGCGGCCTTTGCTGAGGGCACTACCCGCATCGAAGATGCCGCAGAATTGAGGGTGAAAGAAAGCGATCGCCTGGCGGCCATTGCTTCGGAGTTGGGCAAAATGGGGGCCAAGGTCACCGAATTTGATGATGGGCTGGAAATCGAAGGGGGAAAACAGTTACAGGGGGCAGAGGTGGATAGCTTGACGGATCATCGCATTGCCATGGCTTTGGCGATCGCCGCCTTGGGGAGTGGGGGGCAAACAATCCTTAACCGGGCGGAAGCGGCCGCTATTTCCTATCCAGAATTTTTTACCACCCTGGGGGAAGTTGCCCAAGGATAA
- a CDS encoding radical SAM protein: MHQAQAEKLLFTPASPQADAVPLIFAFPNIYSVGITSLGYQVIWSTLAQRSDVEVSRLFTDAHETLPQSPELVGFSFSWELDYSNILTLLEQLQIPLLARERAPGDPLIFGGGPVLTANPEPFADFFDLILLGDGENLLPDFIDGYQALRSCSREEKLEKLAQIPGIYVPSLYEVGYESAEGKISYIHPSATAIPAQVSKQTYRGNVLSASTVVTEKAAWENIFMVEVVRSCPEMCRFCLASYLTLPFRPADTEKSLLPAIERGLQVSDRLGLLGASVTQHPEFGQLLDYLGKPEFDHVRLSIASVRTNTVDEKLAQTLAKRGTKSLTIAIESGSEKLRQIINKKLTNEEILTAAQRAQAGGLQGLKFYGMVGIPGETRSDVEATVALLKQVKKVAPGLRLTFGCSTFVPKAHTPFQWYGVNPEAKERLQFLQKKLRPLGIDFRPESYNWSVMQALISRGDRRLAPLLLLTRHYGDTLGSFKRAFKELKGQLPSLNDTVHADWSVTDQLPWHHLLGPLPQTTLVKHLQTAQEFF; this comes from the coding sequence ATGCACCAAGCCCAGGCCGAAAAGCTACTGTTTACCCCTGCTTCTCCCCAAGCCGATGCGGTGCCATTAATTTTTGCCTTTCCTAATATCTATAGTGTGGGCATTACCAGTTTGGGGTATCAAGTAATTTGGTCAACCTTAGCCCAACGGTCGGACGTAGAAGTTAGTCGTCTGTTCACCGATGCCCACGAAACATTACCCCAATCGCCAGAGTTAGTAGGCTTTTCTTTTTCCTGGGAGTTGGACTACAGCAATATTTTGACCCTGTTGGAACAGTTGCAGATCCCCTTGCTGGCTAGGGAGCGGGCCCCTGGGGATCCATTAATATTTGGGGGTGGCCCGGTGCTGACAGCTAACCCGGAACCCTTTGCCGACTTTTTTGACCTAATTTTGCTGGGGGACGGGGAAAATTTACTGCCAGATTTCATTGATGGCTATCAAGCACTACGGTCCTGTTCCAGGGAGGAAAAATTGGAGAAACTGGCCCAAATTCCTGGCATTTACGTGCCCAGTTTGTACGAGGTCGGTTACGAATCGGCTGAGGGGAAAATTAGCTACATCCATCCCAGCGCCACCGCCATTCCGGCCCAGGTAAGCAAGCAAACCTATCGGGGCAATGTCCTCTCTGCTTCGACGGTGGTGACGGAAAAAGCCGCTTGGGAAAATATTTTCATGGTGGAAGTGGTACGCAGTTGCCCGGAAATGTGTCGCTTTTGCCTGGCTAGTTATCTAACGTTACCCTTTCGGCCCGCGGATACGGAAAAGTCTTTACTGCCCGCCATTGAAAGGGGGTTACAGGTGAGCGATCGCCTGGGGCTATTGGGAGCTTCGGTCACTCAACATCCGGAATTTGGCCAATTGTTAGATTACCTAGGCAAACCCGAATTTGATCATGTGCGGCTCAGTATTGCTTCAGTGCGAACCAATACGGTGGATGAAAAGTTAGCCCAAACTTTAGCTAAGCGGGGCACAAAATCCCTCACCATTGCCATTGAAAGCGGTTCGGAAAAGCTACGGCAAATTATCAATAAAAAACTGACTAATGAGGAAATTCTCACTGCTGCTCAACGGGCCCAGGCGGGGGGATTACAGGGGCTGAAATTCTACGGCATGGTGGGGATACCAGGAGAAACAAGGTCAGATGTGGAGGCAACAGTAGCTTTATTAAAGCAAGTGAAAAAAGTCGCCCCCGGTTTACGTCTCACCTTTGGCTGTAGCACCTTTGTCCCCAAGGCCCACACCCCGTTCCAATGGTATGGAGTCAACCCAGAAGCCAAAGAGCGTCTACAATTTTTGCAAAAAAAACTGCGGCCCCTGGGCATTGATTTTCGCCCCGAAAGTTATAACTGGTCAGTGATGCAAGCTTTAATTTCCCGTGGCGATCGCCGTTTGGCCCCATTGCTTTTACTCACCCGCCATTATGGAGATACGTTGGGCAGTTTTAAGCGAGCTTTTAAGGAGTTAAAGGGACAATTACCCAGCTTGAACGATACGGTTCATGCAGATTGGTCGGTTACAGATCAACTCCCCTGGCACCATTTACTGGGGCCTTTGCCCCAAACCACGTTGGTAAAACATTTACAAACCGCCCAAGAGTTTTTTTGA